The Anaeromicrobium sediminis genome includes a window with the following:
- a CDS encoding threonine aldolase family protein: MKMFLSDNNSGVHENILKKIVEANVGHALPYGNCDYTKEAMDKFKKIFEKEVDVYFVATGTAANVVGLSGLLRPFEAVVCADTAHINVDECGSLERFSGCKILYGANENGKLTLEKIKELITCRGDEHQVHPKAISISQPTEKGTLYSIEEIKELADFAHERHMLLHIDGARISNAVVALNTNLKEMICDTGVDLLSFGGTKNGMMIGEAIVCLNPDLSKYFKYIRKQGMQLISKMRFVSAQFIGYLEDDLWIKNAQNSNSMAKLLERELMDIHGITMAEELETNMIFVHLPKHIIEPLKEEYPFYVLDEESSLVRLVTSFDTNRHDVESFIKRIKELI, encoded by the coding sequence ATGAAAATGTTTTTAAGTGATAATAATTCAGGGGTACATGAAAACATATTAAAAAAGATAGTGGAAGCTAACGTAGGACATGCACTACCCTATGGAAATTGTGATTATACTAAGGAAGCCATGGATAAATTTAAAAAGATATTTGAAAAAGAAGTTGATGTATATTTTGTAGCTACAGGAACTGCTGCTAATGTGGTAGGTCTTAGTGGATTATTAAGACCCTTTGAAGCTGTTGTATGTGCTGATACGGCCCATATTAATGTGGATGAATGCGGCTCTTTAGAGAGATTTAGTGGATGCAAAATATTATATGGAGCCAATGAAAATGGAAAATTGACCTTAGAAAAAATAAAAGAGTTAATCACCTGTAGAGGGGATGAACACCAAGTACATCCAAAGGCCATATCCATAAGCCAACCCACTGAGAAGGGTACTTTATATTCTATAGAAGAGATTAAAGAATTAGCAGATTTTGCCCATGAAAGACATATGTTATTACATATAGATGGGGCTAGAATATCTAATGCTGTAGTGGCACTTAATACTAACTTAAAAGAAATGATATGTGACACGGGAGTAGATTTATTATCCTTTGGTGGAACTAAAAATGGAATGATGATTGGAGAGGCTATAGTTTGTCTTAACCCAGATCTTAGCAAGTACTTTAAGTACATAAGAAAACAGGGAATGCAATTAATATCTAAAATGAGATTTGTATCAGCCCAGTTCATAGGATATTTAGAAGATGATCTATGGATTAAAAATGCCCAAAATTCCAATTCTATGGCTAAGTTATTAGAAAGGGAACTAATGGACATACATGGAATAACAATGGCAGAGGAGTTGGAAACTAATATGATATTTGTCCACTTGCCAAAACATATTATAGAACCACTAAAGGAAGAATATCCTTTCTATGTACTAGATGAAGAAAGTTCATTAGTTAGATTAGTTACTTCCTTTGATACTAATAGGCATGATGTGGAAAGCTTCATAAAAAGGATAAAAGAATTAATATAG
- a CDS encoding uracil-xanthine permease family protein produces the protein MSGKALATNEAITDISQLSKLQATVLGLQHTFTMLGATVLVPIITGLDISVTLFMAGLCTLICHLITKKRVPVFLGSSFAFIAPMLAVVEILGQKGMDKAEGLAYARGGIVIAGLVYLVLALLMYYFDADKVLSYFPPVVTGPIIVVIGIKLAPVAINMASQKWSLAAVSFLIVMIVSIFTKGFLKVIPVLVGLIGGYIVALATGNVDFAPMVTKAWVGIPAFSVAKFNMSSILTVAPMAMATMIEHVGNILAIGATVEDDFIKDPGLHRTLLADGVCTSISAMFGGPANTTYSENTGVLALTRVWDSKVMRIAAAFAIVLGLVPKLAGLISTIPTAVVGGISIILFGMIASIGMRTLVEHNVDFTKPRNLIICAIILVLGLGGASIAITPTCSIEGMALAAMVGIVLNRVLPE, from the coding sequence ATGAGTGGAAAAGCTTTGGCAACAAACGAAGCCATAACTGATATTAGTCAACTGTCAAAATTGCAAGCAACTGTACTTGGTCTTCAACATACCTTTACAATGCTTGGGGCTACCGTATTAGTACCAATTATTACAGGCCTTGATATTTCCGTTACTTTATTTATGGCAGGGTTGTGTACCCTAATATGTCACTTGATAACAAAGAAAAGGGTTCCCGTGTTCTTAGGTTCATCCTTTGCATTTATTGCTCCTATGTTAGCAGTAGTGGAGATATTGGGGCAAAAGGGTATGGATAAGGCAGAAGGTCTAGCTTATGCCAGGGGTGGTATAGTAATTGCCGGTTTAGTTTATTTAGTATTAGCTCTTTTAATGTATTACTTTGATGCGGATAAGGTTCTTAGTTATTTTCCACCTGTAGTTACAGGTCCTATCATTGTTGTAATAGGGATAAAATTAGCTCCTGTGGCCATAAACATGGCTTCTCAAAAATGGAGTTTAGCAGCGGTAAGTTTTTTAATAGTTATGATAGTTAGTATTTTTACAAAGGGATTCTTAAAAGTAATACCAGTTTTAGTTGGTTTAATAGGAGGATACATAGTAGCATTAGCAACGGGGAATGTGGACTTTGCACCAATGGTCACTAAAGCTTGGGTAGGAATTCCTGCCTTTTCAGTAGCGAAATTTAATATGAGCAGTATACTTACAGTAGCTCCAATGGCAATGGCTACCATGATCGAACATGTGGGAAATATATTAGCTATAGGGGCAACTGTGGAAGACGATTTCATAAAAGATCCTGGTCTTCATAGAACTTTATTGGCAGATGGAGTATGTACATCCATATCTGCTATGTTTGGAGGTCCTGCAAATACTACTTATTCTGAAAATACAGGAGTACTTGCTTTAACTAGAGTATGGGATTCTAAGGTTATGAGAATAGCAGCTGCATTTGCCATCGTACTAGGATTAGTACCAAAGCTTGCTGGACTCATTAGTACCATACCAACGGCAGTAGTTGGTGGAATTTCAATCATATTATTTGGTATGATTGCATCTATTGGTATGAGAACTTTAGTTGAACACAATGTGGACTTTACTAAACCTAGAAACTTAATCATCTGTGCGATTATATTAGTACTAGGTCTAGGCGGAGCATCTATTGCTATAACTCCTACTTGTTCAATAGAAGGAATGGCTTTAGCTGCCATGGTAGGAATTGTATTAAATAGAGTTTTACCAGAATAA
- a CDS encoding GNAT family N-acetyltransferase translates to MEYIIKKFNELSVDELYHILRERIDVFVVEQNCPYRECDNKDMDSFHVMIKDGDKIGAYLRIIPSKDDEMIIGRVLVTKEYRNRGLASKIMKKAMEFIGNKSIRISAQEYLIDFYKGLGFNPISQVYLEDGIPHIDMICK, encoded by the coding sequence ATGGAATATATTATTAAGAAGTTTAATGAACTAAGTGTAGATGAATTATATCACATACTAAGGGAAAGAATAGATGTGTTTGTGGTAGAGCAAAATTGTCCTTATAGGGAATGTGATAATAAGGATATGGATTCCTTTCATGTGATGATTAAGGATGGAGATAAAATAGGTGCATATTTAAGAATAATTCCATCTAAGGATGATGAAATGATAATTGGTAGAGTTTTAGTCACCAAGGAATATAGAAATAGGGGACTGGCTTCAAAAATAATGAAAAAAGCCATGGAGTTCATAGGAAATAAAAGTATTAGAATATCTGCCCAAGAATATCTTATAGACTTTTACAAGGGTTTAGGCTTTAACCCCATATCACAGGTATATTTAGAGGATGGAATTCCCCATATAGATATGATATGCAAATAA
- a CDS encoding (2Fe-2S)-binding protein, whose product MKHKINFILNNEEIEYEVEPNKTLLTMLREDFDLTGAKEGCGMGECGACTILLDGKPINACLVLGVEADGREIVTIEGLSNGTKLDDLQVSFIENGALQCGYCTPGMIMSAKGLLKENPTPTEEEVKDSISGNLCRCTGYKKIVEAIMEISNKNNEI is encoded by the coding sequence GTGAAGCACAAAATAAATTTTATATTAAATAATGAAGAAATAGAATACGAAGTGGAACCTAATAAGACTTTACTTACCATGTTAAGGGAAGATTTCGATTTAACAGGAGCCAAGGAAGGTTGCGGCATGGGAGAGTGTGGAGCTTGCACTATTTTACTTGATGGAAAACCTATTAATGCCTGTTTAGTTTTAGGTGTAGAAGCAGATGGTAGAGAAATCGTAACCATAGAAGGATTGTCTAATGGAACTAAATTAGATGATTTACAAGTATCTTTTATTGAAAATGGAGCACTACAATGTGGCTATTGTACTCCAGGAATGATTATGAGTGCTAAGGGTCTTTTAAAAGAAAATCCTACGCCTACAGAGGAGGAAGTGAAGGATTCTATAAGTGGTAATTTGTGTAGATGCACAGGATACAAAAAAATAGTAGAAGCCATAATGGAAATCTCCAATAAGAATAATGAAATATAG
- a CDS encoding xanthine dehydrogenase family protein molybdopterin-binding subunit has product MKYIGKSIHRVDGIKKVTGDLKYVDDLKMSRMLYAAVKRSPYAHAEIINIDTSKAEKLRGVKVVTTGKDFSKRVGLYLEDKTFLAVDKVRYRGEAVAAVAAETEEIAKEAVELIDVEYAELPVVANAKDGINEDASIIHPDLEEYKYAPIFFPKPGTNISNWKKIRKGDIEKGFEEADYVFDTEFFVPHIQHCPIENHSAVAQMDREGNLTVWASCQSPYAVRQALSVAFDIPLNKLRVLTPAVGGGFGGKAGTTLEGIVIPLAMKANGRPVKLTFSREDVFVNSFVRQGMYSKFKTGVKKNGKITAIKNEFIWDGGAYTEYGVNITKSAGFAAVGPYDVDNIWCDSICVYTNNPVGGPYRGFGMAEIHFGIEQNMDSIAEKLGMDPVEIRKINAQKVGGRTATNAPIDVCGLLDCIDVAVEDIDLYNKKAPSAPNRLRGKGIACGMKAPSMPNNVASSAVIKLNEDGTIHLLVSAQDIGQGSDTALTQIAAEALSVDPSKITIKTGDTDHTPYEWQTVASRITYCSGNAILNACDDMKDQLLNLASMGLGVYKRDLKLEDGYVVSTLYPEKKMAIKDLALGLSMEDGSGIHGPIIGRGSFIPPNVRNTDKDTGMGDKPVAFWTYGCQGVEIEVDVDTGNIHVLNVSSCFDVGKIINPQLIEGQLEGAIVQGLGSALMEELKLSGGKVLNPSFVDYKIPTVGDMPNMVVKFVEHPEPDGPYGARGIGEPAMIPTAPAIVNALYDAIGVRLNSIPLTPEKVLHALKEKKTIGEN; this is encoded by the coding sequence ATGAAATATATAGGTAAGAGCATACATAGGGTAGATGGGATTAAAAAGGTAACAGGAGACTTAAAATATGTAGATGATCTGAAGATGTCACGCATGTTATATGCAGCTGTAAAGAGAAGCCCTTATGCCCATGCAGAAATAATAAATATAGATACTTCTAAGGCTGAAAAGTTAAGGGGAGTAAAAGTGGTAACTACAGGAAAGGATTTTTCTAAAAGGGTAGGTCTGTATTTAGAGGATAAGACTTTCTTAGCAGTAGATAAAGTTAGATATAGGGGAGAAGCTGTAGCTGCGGTAGCTGCTGAGACAGAAGAAATTGCAAAGGAAGCAGTAGAACTTATAGATGTGGAATATGCTGAGTTACCAGTTGTTGCAAATGCAAAGGATGGCATTAATGAAGATGCATCTATTATCCATCCAGATCTAGAAGAATATAAGTATGCACCTATATTCTTTCCAAAGCCAGGAACTAACATTAGTAACTGGAAGAAGATAAGAAAGGGAGATATAGAGAAGGGTTTTGAGGAAGCTGATTATGTATTTGATACGGAATTCTTCGTTCCCCATATCCAACATTGTCCTATAGAAAATCATAGTGCTGTAGCTCAAATGGACAGGGAAGGAAACTTAACTGTATGGGCTTCTTGCCAATCACCTTATGCGGTAAGGCAGGCCTTATCTGTTGCCTTTGACATACCTCTTAATAAATTGAGAGTATTAACACCAGCCGTTGGTGGTGGATTTGGGGGTAAGGCAGGAACTACACTAGAAGGTATAGTAATACCTTTAGCTATGAAAGCAAATGGTAGACCTGTAAAACTTACTTTCTCTAGGGAAGATGTATTTGTAAATTCCTTTGTAAGACAAGGAATGTATTCTAAATTTAAAACAGGTGTTAAGAAAAATGGAAAGATAACGGCTATAAAAAATGAATTTATCTGGGACGGTGGAGCCTATACAGAGTATGGTGTAAACATTACAAAATCAGCAGGTTTTGCTGCTGTGGGCCCATATGATGTGGACAATATTTGGTGTGATTCCATATGTGTTTATACAAATAATCCTGTAGGTGGACCATATAGAGGTTTTGGAATGGCTGAAATTCATTTTGGAATAGAACAAAATATGGATTCCATAGCAGAGAAACTAGGTATGGATCCAGTTGAAATAAGAAAAATCAATGCTCAAAAGGTAGGGGGAAGAACAGCTACTAATGCACCTATAGACGTATGTGGATTATTAGACTGCATAGATGTGGCTGTTGAAGATATAGACCTATATAATAAGAAAGCCCCATCAGCACCAAATCGACTTCGGGGAAAAGGAATAGCTTGTGGTATGAAAGCGCCATCAATGCCTAATAATGTGGCTTCATCAGCAGTAATAAAATTAAACGAAGATGGTACAATACATCTATTAGTAAGTGCACAGGATATTGGGCAAGGATCAGACACTGCTTTAACTCAAATTGCGGCAGAAGCTTTATCTGTAGATCCAAGTAAAATTACTATAAAGACAGGAGATACAGATCACACTCCATATGAGTGGCAAACTGTTGCAAGTCGTATTACCTATTGCTCTGGAAACGCCATACTAAATGCATGTGACGACATGAAGGATCAACTACTCAACTTGGCAAGTATGGGCCTTGGAGTATACAAAAGGGATTTAAAATTAGAAGATGGATATGTAGTATCTACCCTTTATCCAGAAAAGAAAATGGCCATAAAAGATTTAGCTTTAGGGCTGTCTATGGAAGATGGATCTGGAATTCACGGTCCTATTATAGGAAGAGGTTCTTTCATTCCTCCTAATGTGAGAAATACAGATAAGGATACGGGAATGGGAGATAAGCCAGTGGCCTTTTGGACTTATGGATGTCAAGGTGTAGAAATCGAAGTAGATGTGGATACGGGTAATATCCATGTACTAAATGTATCTTCATGTTTTGACGTGGGGAAAATAATAAATCCTCAACTTATAGAAGGTCAATTAGAAGGTGCCATAGTTCAAGGATTAGGCTCAGCCCTTATGGAAGAGTTAAAATTATCTGGCGGAAAAGTACTAAATCCTTCTTTTGTAGACTATAAGATCCCTACAGTTGGCGATATGCCAAATATGGTTGTTAAATTTGTAGAACATCCAGAGCCAGATGGACCATATGGAGCCCGTGGTATTGGAGAACCTGCTATGATACCAACAGCTCCAGCCATAGTAAATGCACTATATGATGCTATTGGAGTTAGACTAAACAGTATACCTCTTACACCGGAAAAGGTTTTACATGCACTTAAGGAAAAGAAAACTATAGGTGAAAATTAA
- a CDS encoding O-acetylhomoserine aminocarboxypropyltransferase/cysteine synthase family protein has protein sequence MNNNWNFNTMAVQGTYKADETGARNLPIHQTASYYLGSAERAAKLFDLEEAGNIYTRINNPTSSAFEEKVNALEGGVGALATSSGQGAISLALLNICGAGDHIVAASTLYGGTYTLFNNTFKKFGIEVTFVNPNDPIEIIRDAFKENTKALYGETIGNPGFNVLDFDKFSNLSEEFNVPFIVDNTFATSYLCRPFEHGAHIVVYSATKYIGGHGNSIGGVIVDSGNFNWNNGKFPELTEPDPSYHGMVYTDAFGKGAFIGKARVQLLRDLGICLSPFNSFLFHMGLETLHIRMDRHCENALKLATYLENHEKVDWVYYPKLKSSSSYELGKKYLPKGAGGMLAFGIKGGKKAGEIFIDSVELATLVPNVGELKTLVIHPSSTTHRQLSEEEQRNAGVLPELIRVSVGIEHIDDIIGDFEQALEKVQG, from the coding sequence ATGAATAATAATTGGAATTTTAACACAATGGCAGTACAAGGAACCTATAAAGCAGATGAAACGGGTGCTAGGAATTTGCCAATCCATCAAACCGCATCCTATTATCTAGGAAGTGCAGAGAGGGCTGCAAAATTATTTGATTTAGAAGAAGCAGGAAACATATATACGAGAATTAATAATCCCACAAGTAGTGCATTTGAAGAAAAGGTGAATGCATTAGAAGGTGGAGTAGGAGCCCTAGCCACATCTTCTGGTCAAGGAGCCATTAGTTTAGCCCTTTTAAATATTTGTGGTGCAGGAGATCATATAGTGGCTGCAAGTACTTTATATGGTGGAACTTATACTTTGTTTAATAATACTTTTAAGAAATTTGGAATAGAGGTTACCTTTGTAAATCCTAATGATCCTATTGAAATTATAAGAGATGCATTTAAAGAAAATACTAAGGCTTTATATGGAGAGACCATAGGAAATCCAGGATTTAATGTGCTAGATTTTGATAAATTTAGTAATTTATCAGAAGAATTTAACGTACCTTTCATAGTGGATAATACCTTTGCTACCTCCTATCTATGCAGACCCTTTGAACATGGGGCTCACATAGTAGTGTATTCAGCAACTAAATATATTGGTGGTCATGGTAATTCCATAGGTGGAGTAATTGTGGATAGTGGTAACTTTAATTGGAATAATGGCAAGTTTCCAGAACTTACTGAGCCAGACCCTAGCTACCATGGTATGGTCTATACGGATGCATTTGGAAAGGGAGCTTTTATAGGAAAGGCAAGAGTACAATTGTTGAGAGATTTAGGAATTTGTTTAAGTCCATTTAACTCATTCTTATTCCATATGGGACTAGAGACTCTACACATAAGAATGGATAGGCATTGTGAAAATGCTTTAAAATTAGCCACTTATTTAGAAAATCATGAAAAGGTAGATTGGGTATATTACCCTAAGTTAAAATCCAGTAGTTCCTATGAACTTGGGAAAAAGTATTTACCAAAGGGTGCTGGAGGAATGTTAGCATTTGGTATAAAGGGAGGCAAAAAGGCAGGGGAAATATTTATAGACTCTGTGGAACTAGCCACATTAGTACCAAATGTGGGGGAGTTAAAGACTTTAGTTATTCATCCAAGTTCTACTACCCATAGACAGTTAAGTGAAGAAGAACAAAGAAATGCAGGGGTACTACCAGAACTTATTAGGGTTTCTGTAGGTATTGAGCACATAGATGATATTATAGGGGATTTTGAACAGGCCCTAGAAAAGGTTCAAGGATAG
- the metA gene encoding homoserine O-acetyltransferase MetA produces MPVIVPDKLPAGEELKKENIFIIKEDRAIHQDIRPLQIAILNLMPDKKTTERQLLRLIGNSIIQIEVTFLCMESHESKNTERTHLDTFYKNFNHIKDKKFDGMIITGAPVEQLEFEEVDYWEELKEILDYANRNVTSTLYICWGSQAGLYHYYNVPKYDLEEKLFGVFDHEINEPEEKLFYGFDQLFRVPHSRHTEIRREDIEKVKDLDLLSHSEEAGVYLVASKDRRKFFISGHSEYDIDTLLKEYKRDVDKGLDIDIPRNYFLRDNPENNPVLTWRSHANLLFTNWLNYYVYQETKYVIDEIE; encoded by the coding sequence ATGCCAGTTATTGTACCAGATAAATTACCTGCAGGAGAAGAATTAAAGAAAGAAAATATATTTATTATAAAAGAAGATAGAGCCATCCATCAAGATATAAGGCCACTTCAGATAGCCATACTAAATTTAATGCCTGATAAAAAGACTACAGAGAGACAATTACTTAGGCTCATAGGAAATTCTATAATTCAAATAGAAGTGACATTCCTTTGTATGGAGTCCCATGAATCTAAAAATACAGAAAGAACTCATTTAGATACCTTTTATAAAAACTTTAATCATATAAAAGATAAGAAATTTGATGGAATGATTATTACGGGAGCCCCAGTGGAACAATTAGAGTTTGAGGAAGTGGACTATTGGGAAGAGTTAAAGGAGATTTTAGATTATGCCAATAGAAATGTGACCTCCACCCTATATATATGTTGGGGTTCCCAGGCCGGGTTATATCATTATTACAATGTACCTAAATATGACCTAGAGGAGAAATTATTTGGAGTATTTGATCATGAAATAAATGAACCGGAGGAAAAACTTTTTTATGGATTTGATCAATTATTTAGGGTTCCCCATTCTAGGCATACGGAGATTAGGAGAGAGGACATAGAAAAGGTAAAAGACCTAGATTTGCTATCCCATTCAGAGGAAGCGGGAGTTTATCTAGTAGCTTCTAAAGATCGGAGAAAGTTTTTCATATCTGGTCACTCTGAATATGATATTGATACTTTGTTAAAGGAATATAAGAGGGATGTGGATAAAGGGTTAGATATAGATATACCTAGAAATTATTTTCTAAGGGATAATCCTGAAAACAATCCAGTGTTAACCTGGAGAAGTCATGCTAATTTATTGTTTACTAATTGGCTTAACTATTATGTGTATCAAGAAACCAAGTATGTTATTGATGAAATAGAATAG
- a CDS encoding FAD binding domain-containing protein produces MRDFEYYKPTTLQEASDLLLKYGDDAHILNGGTDLLVRIRENITNPKVVVDIKGIKELYDIKYDNDGIYIGACVNLNDMAHHKEVKRCYKVLSEGAKSVGSGQVRNRATMAGNICNASPLADTSTPLLALDATLVIFTPEGEKEMSIHDFFVWVRKTSLKNGEILKAIKIPRYDGIIGGFQKISRRKEVDLSTVGATCCLANDEYRIALASVAPTPIRARKTEEYLKGKRLTNEVIEEACEIAATECAPIGDVRASKEYRVDMVKVAIKRSLEVIKEEVSK; encoded by the coding sequence ATGAGAGATTTTGAATATTATAAACCTACCACATTACAAGAAGCAAGTGACCTTCTATTAAAATATGGGGATGATGCTCATATTTTAAATGGTGGTACAGATTTATTAGTTAGAATTAGGGAGAATATAACTAATCCTAAAGTGGTAGTGGACATAAAGGGAATAAAAGAGCTTTATGATATAAAGTATGATAATGATGGAATATATATTGGAGCTTGTGTAAATTTAAATGATATGGCCCATCACAAGGAAGTAAAGAGGTGCTATAAAGTTTTAAGTGAGGGAGCCAAGTCTGTAGGTTCGGGACAAGTAAGAAATAGGGCTACTATGGCAGGTAACATATGTAATGCATCTCCATTGGCAGATACATCTACACCACTATTGGCTTTAGACGCAACACTAGTTATTTTTACTCCAGAGGGAGAAAAGGAAATGTCTATTCATGACTTCTTTGTATGGGTAAGAAAAACTTCTTTAAAGAATGGAGAAATATTAAAGGCAATAAAAATACCACGTTATGATGGCATAATAGGTGGTTTTCAAAAGATTTCTAGAAGAAAAGAAGTGGACTTATCAACAGTAGGAGCTACATGCTGCCTAGCAAATGATGAATATAGAATTGCCTTAGCTTCTGTTGCTCCAACTCCAATAAGAGCAAGAAAAACGGAAGAATATTTAAAGGGAAAACGTTTAACTAATGAAGTTATAGAAGAAGCATGTGAAATAGCAGCTACAGAATGTGCTCCTATAGGAGATGTGAGAGCTAGTAAAGAGTACCGAGTAGATATGGTGAAGGTGGCTATAAAAAGAAGCCTTGAAGTTATAAAGGAGGAGGTGTCAAAGTGA
- a CDS encoding PucR family transcriptional regulator has translation MKNNFGITIEELLKLNILKDAKVISGQMGLNRRVTKINVMEVPDIIDWVGEGEFILTTAYSVKDNMKELKNLITKFNKKGLAGIGIKTKRYIKEIPKSIINISEQLSFPIVEIPQNISYPDIMTPALTEIINHQSNALGKIEEINNKIMNLMIEGGTLKEIGQVLHENIHNTMAIKENIFRNVICFGNCGEFKDTLEKVDYGKEKMKVLNEEGITLYYENFNIKSKMVSRIRIPIYAKGVNYGDLFIWEDYKKLNSLDFSIIKSCTPLIALDLMKKLSVFEIESKHKIEFFDDLLSNDEFSHRKALNKGYVFGFDEKLSYATIVIDLNEKIKMRITPNNVDFLKHLNNKVLGIVERLRKSVKDTILYGDKSDKIIILFGCKENDYSKKKLLNFCEEIVAHGKLEDLHKNFSIGIGRFYENSRELYKSYREALKSSKKAINKTIVHYDDLGIYRILSYEELKGELSEFYKEMLEPLVTYDKEKNSQLVDTLEEYFKCKGNLKRMSENMYTHYNTVIYRMQRIKEITDVDFEDYNNILNMQIALKVYEMNREI, from the coding sequence TTGAAAAATAACTTTGGAATAACTATAGAAGAATTATTGAAATTAAATATTTTAAAGGATGCTAAAGTAATTTCAGGACAAATGGGATTAAATAGAAGAGTTACTAAAATAAATGTTATGGAAGTACCAGATATTATAGACTGGGTAGGAGAAGGAGAGTTCATATTAACTACAGCATATTCTGTAAAAGATAATATGAAGGAACTAAAAAACCTTATAACTAAATTTAATAAAAAGGGATTAGCAGGAATAGGAATAAAGACAAAGAGATATATAAAGGAGATACCTAAGTCGATTATTAATATATCTGAACAATTAAGTTTTCCCATTGTGGAAATACCCCAAAACATATCCTATCCAGATATTATGACTCCAGCATTAACGGAGATTATAAATCATCAATCTAATGCACTTGGGAAAATAGAAGAAATAAATAATAAGATAATGAATCTAATGATAGAAGGGGGAACCCTTAAAGAAATAGGACAAGTTTTACATGAAAATATACATAATACCATGGCCATAAAAGAAAACATATTTAGGAATGTAATATGCTTTGGCAATTGTGGTGAATTTAAAGACACCTTGGAAAAGGTGGATTATGGAAAAGAAAAGATGAAGGTCTTAAACGAAGAAGGTATTACCTTGTACTATGAAAATTTTAATATTAAATCAAAGATGGTATCTCGAATAAGAATTCCCATCTATGCTAAGGGTGTAAATTACGGTGATTTATTCATATGGGAAGACTACAAAAAATTAAATTCATTAGATTTTTCCATAATAAAATCCTGTACTCCATTAATTGCACTAGATTTAATGAAGAAATTATCTGTTTTTGAAATTGAAAGTAAGCACAAGATAGAATTTTTTGATGATCTTCTATCAAACGATGAATTCAGCCATAGAAAGGCTTTGAATAAGGGTTATGTGTTCGGATTTGATGAAAAATTATCCTATGCAACTATTGTGATAGATTTAAATGAAAAAATAAAAATGAGAATAACGCCTAACAATGTGGATTTTTTAAAGCACTTAAATAATAAGGTCCTAGGCATTGTGGAGCGCCTTAGAAAAAGTGTTAAAGATACTATTTTATATGGAGATAAAAGTGATAAGATAATAATCCTATTTGGATGTAAAGAAAATGATTATTCAAAGAAGAAGCTACTAAACTTTTGCGAAGAAATAGTGGCCCATGGCAAATTAGAAGACCTCCACAAAAACTTTTCCATAGGTATAGGAAGATTTTATGAAAATAGTAGGGAGTTATATAAAAGTTATAGGGAAGCCTTAAAATCTTCTAAAAAGGCCATAAATAAGACTATAGTACACTATGATGATTTAGGCATATACAGAATATTATCCTATGAGGAATTAAAGGGTGAACTAAGTGAATTTTATAAGGAAATGCTAGAGCCATTAGTTACTTATGACAAGGAAAAGAATTCACAATTGGTAGATACTTTAGAAGAATATTTTAAATGCAAGGGTAATTTAAAACGCATGTCTGAGAATATGTATACTCATTATAATACTGTTATATACAGGATGCAGAGAATAAAGGAGATTACTGATGTGGACTTTGAGGATTATAACAATATATTAAATATGCAGATTGCTTTGAAGGTTTATGAGATGAATAGGGAAATTTAA